A window of Streptomyces sp. DG1A-41 contains these coding sequences:
- the pstA gene encoding phosphate ABC transporter permease PstA — protein sequence MSNARLADKPAKHPSTLQGATLPKWFAWAVAAGSIALGLGISTAAGLHSDIQWGLIAAVLFVLGSYAISARVEGKRQAKDRTATSMVWVAFLLAVIPLISLIWETVKRGVKVLDMYFLTHSMGVVADSEPGGGIYHAILGTLEQVGIATLISVPVGVLTAVYLVEYGRGRLAQAVTFFVDVMTGIPSIVAGLFILSIVLMFDLGPSGFAGSLALCILMIPVVVRSTEEMLKLVPNELREASLALGVPKWRTILKVVIPTSFGGITTGVMLAIARITGETAPVLLLVWGTNFINANPFKDPQASLPMYIYLQYANSGGSGAAYDRAWAAALTLIAFIMVLNLAARGIARWKAPKTGR from the coding sequence ATGAGCAACGCACGTCTCGCCGACAAGCCGGCCAAGCACCCGAGCACCCTTCAGGGCGCCACCCTGCCCAAGTGGTTCGCCTGGGCGGTCGCCGCAGGCTCGATCGCCCTCGGCCTCGGCATCAGCACCGCGGCCGGGCTGCACAGCGACATCCAGTGGGGCCTGATCGCCGCGGTCCTCTTCGTCCTGGGGTCGTACGCCATCTCCGCGCGCGTCGAGGGCAAGCGGCAGGCCAAGGACCGGACGGCGACCAGCATGGTGTGGGTCGCGTTCCTCCTTGCCGTCATCCCGCTGATCTCCCTCATCTGGGAGACCGTGAAGCGCGGTGTCAAGGTCCTCGACATGTACTTCCTCACCCACTCGATGGGTGTAGTCGCCGACAGCGAGCCCGGCGGCGGTATCTACCACGCCATCCTCGGCACGCTGGAGCAGGTGGGCATCGCCACCCTGATCTCCGTGCCGGTCGGTGTGCTGACCGCGGTCTACCTCGTCGAGTACGGGCGCGGCAGGCTCGCTCAGGCCGTCACCTTCTTCGTCGACGTCATGACGGGCATCCCGTCGATCGTCGCGGGTCTGTTCATCCTCAGCATCGTCCTGATGTTCGACCTGGGTCCTTCCGGCTTCGCCGGTTCGCTGGCCCTGTGCATCCTGATGATCCCGGTGGTCGTCCGCTCCACGGAGGAGATGCTCAAGCTCGTCCCGAACGAGCTGCGCGAGGCGTCGCTCGCACTGGGTGTGCCGAAGTGGCGCACCATCCTGAAGGTCGTCATTCCGACGTCCTTCGGCGGCATCACCACCGGCGTGATGCTCGCGATCGCGCGCATCACCGGGGAGACCGCTCCCGTGCTGCTGCTGGTCTGGGGTACGAACTTCATCAACGCCAACCCCTTCAAGGACCCGCAGGCCTCGCTGCCGATGTACATCTACCTGCAGTACGCCAACAGCGGTGGCTCCGGCGCGGCGTACGACCGGGCCTGGGCAGCGGCCCTGACGCTCATCGCGTTCATCATGGTCCTGAACCTGGCGGCCCGCGGCATCGCCCGCTGGAAGGCCCCGAAGACCGGTCGCTGA
- the pstB gene encoding phosphate ABC transporter ATP-binding protein PstB: MAKRIDVSGLTAYYGSHKAIEDISMTVEPRSVTAFIGPSGCGKSTFLRTLNRMHEVTSGGRVEGKVLLDDEDLYGTGIDPVSVRREVGMVFQRPNPFPTMSIFDNVAAGLRLNGNYKKSELSDIVERSLKGANLWNEVKDRLNKPGSGLSGGQQQRLCIARAIAVEPNVLLMDEPCSALDPISTLAIEDLIGELKERFTIVIVTHNMQQAARVSDRTAFFNLAAVGQPGKLIEIDDTERIFSNPSVQATEDYISGRFG; encoded by the coding sequence ATGGCCAAGCGAATCGACGTAAGCGGACTGACCGCCTACTACGGCTCCCACAAGGCGATCGAGGACATCTCGATGACCGTCGAGCCGCGCTCGGTGACGGCGTTCATCGGCCCGTCCGGATGCGGCAAGTCGACGTTCCTGCGCACGCTGAACCGTATGCACGAGGTGACGTCCGGCGGCCGGGTCGAGGGCAAGGTGCTCCTCGACGACGAGGACCTCTACGGCACGGGCATCGACCCGGTGTCCGTGCGCCGTGAGGTCGGCATGGTGTTCCAGCGGCCGAACCCCTTCCCCACGATGTCGATCTTCGACAACGTGGCGGCGGGCCTGCGGCTGAACGGCAACTACAAGAAGAGCGAGCTCTCCGACATCGTCGAGCGGTCGCTCAAGGGCGCGAACCTCTGGAACGAGGTCAAGGACCGCCTGAACAAGCCCGGCTCGGGCCTCTCCGGCGGTCAGCAGCAGCGTCTGTGCATCGCGCGGGCGATCGCGGTCGAGCCGAACGTCCTGCTCATGGACGAGCCCTGCTCGGCCCTGGACCCGATCTCCACCCTCGCCATCGAGGACCTGATCGGCGAGCTGAAGGAACGCTTCACGATCGTCATCGTCACGCACAACATGCAGCAGGCGGCGCGGGTCTCCGACCGCACGGCGTTCTTCAACCTCGCGGCGGTCGGCCAGCCCGGCAAGCTCATAGAGATCGACGACACGGAGCGCATCTTCTCCAACCCGTCGGTCCAGGCCACGGAGGACTACATCTCCGGCCGCTTCGGCTGA
- a CDS encoding inorganic phosphate transporter → MDTFALVVTIGVALFFTYTNGFHDSANAIATSVSTRALTPKAALAMAAVMNLAGAFMGSGVAKTVSEGLIQTPVGSKGMGILFAALVGAITWNLITWYFGLPSSSSHALFGGMVGAALAGGTTVYWHGVLEKVVIPMFVSPVVGLLAGYLVMTAIMWIFRKANPHKAKRGFRIAQTVSAAGMALGHGLQDAQKTMGIVVMALVIADVEDYGDPIPVWVKIACAVMLSLGTYAGGWRIMRTLGRKIIELDPPQGFAAETTGASIMFATAFLFKAPISTTHVITSAIMGVGATKRVNAVRWGVAKNIILGWFITMPAAALVAAASYGVVNLAFL, encoded by the coding sequence ATGGACACCTTTGCTCTGGTCGTGACCATCGGGGTCGCGCTCTTCTTCACGTACACCAACGGTTTCCACGACTCGGCGAACGCGATCGCCACGTCCGTGTCGACGCGGGCGCTGACGCCGAAGGCCGCGCTGGCCATGGCCGCGGTGATGAACCTCGCCGGTGCGTTCATGGGCTCCGGGGTCGCCAAGACCGTCAGCGAGGGGCTCATCCAGACGCCCGTGGGGTCGAAGGGGATGGGGATCCTCTTCGCCGCGCTGGTGGGTGCGATCACCTGGAACCTGATCACCTGGTACTTCGGGCTGCCGTCGTCCTCCTCGCATGCGCTGTTCGGCGGCATGGTGGGGGCGGCGCTCGCCGGTGGGACGACGGTCTACTGGCACGGGGTGCTGGAGAAGGTCGTCATTCCGATGTTCGTGTCTCCGGTGGTCGGTCTGCTGGCCGGCTATCTCGTGATGACCGCGATCATGTGGATCTTCCGCAAGGCCAATCCGCACAAGGCCAAGCGTGGGTTCCGGATAGCCCAGACCGTCTCGGCGGCCGGGATGGCGCTGGGTCACGGTCTACAGGACGCGCAGAAGACGATGGGCATCGTGGTGATGGCGCTCGTCATCGCGGATGTCGAGGACTACGGCGATCCGATTCCGGTGTGGGTGAAGATCGCCTGTGCGGTGATGCTGTCGCTGGGGACGTATGCCGGTGGGTGGCGGATCATGCGGACGCTGGGGCGGAAGATCATTGAGCTGGATCCGCCGCAGGGGTTCGCGGCGGAGACGACGGGGGCGTCGATCATGTTCGCTACGGCGTTTCTGTTCAAGGCGCCGATTTCGACGACGCATGTCATTACGTCGGCGATCATGGGGGTTGGGGCGACGAAGCGGGTGAATGCCGTGCGGTGGGGTGTCGCCAAGAACATCATTCTGGGGTGGTTCATCACTATGCCGGCTGCGGCGTTGGTGGCTGCGGCTTCGTACGGGGTCGTGAACCTCGCGTTCCTGTAG
- a CDS encoding DUF47 family protein, translated as MRFRLTPRETSFYDMFAASADNIVTGSKLLMELLGADASARAEIAERMRAAEHAGDDATHAIFHQLNSSFITPFDREDIYSLASSLDDIMDFMEEAVDLVVLYNVEELPKGVDQQIEVLARAAELTAEAMPHLRTMENLTEYWIEVNRLENQADQIHRKLLAHLFNGKYDAIEVLKLKQIVDVLEEAADAFEHVANTVETIAVKES; from the coding sequence GTGCGCTTTCGTCTGACCCCCAGGGAGACGAGCTTCTACGACATGTTCGCCGCGTCCGCGGACAACATCGTCACGGGCTCGAAACTCCTGATGGAACTGCTCGGGGCGGACGCTTCCGCCCGGGCCGAGATCGCAGAGCGTATGCGGGCAGCGGAACACGCAGGTGACGACGCCACGCACGCGATCTTCCACCAGCTGAACTCCTCGTTCATCACGCCGTTCGACCGCGAGGACATCTACTCCCTCGCCTCGTCCCTCGACGACATCATGGACTTCATGGAGGAGGCCGTCGACCTGGTCGTCCTCTACAACGTCGAGGAACTGCCCAAGGGCGTCGACCAGCAGATCGAGGTGCTGGCGCGCGCGGCCGAACTGACGGCCGAGGCGATGCCGCATCTGCGGACGATGGAGAACCTCACCGAGTACTGGATCGAGGTCAACCGGCTGGAGAACCAGGCCGACCAGATCCACCGCAAGCTGCTCGCGCACCTCTTCAACGGCAAGTACGACGCCATCGAGGTCCTCAAGCTCAAGCAGATCGTGGACGTGCTGGAGGAAGCGGCGGACGCGTTCGAGCACGTGGCGAACACGGTGGAGACCATCGCCGTCAAGGAGTCCTGA
- a CDS encoding metal-sensitive transcriptional regulator has translation MTDVTDVTDAGDVTDVTVGADVVTDHDRGVHGYHKQKDEHLKRLRRIEGQIRGLQRMVDEDVYCIDILTQVSASTKALQSFALQLLEEHLRHCVADAAGKGGDEVDAKVKEATQAIARMLRT, from the coding sequence ATGACGGACGTGACCGACGTTACGGATGCCGGGGATGTCACGGATGTCACCGTCGGAGCGGATGTCGTGACCGACCACGACCGAGGCGTGCACGGGTACCACAAGCAGAAGGACGAGCACCTCAAGCGCCTGCGCCGCATCGAGGGCCAGATCCGCGGCCTCCAGCGGATGGTCGACGAGGACGTCTACTGCATCGACATACTCACCCAGGTCTCCGCCTCCACCAAGGCCCTTCAGTCCTTCGCCCTGCAACTGCTGGAGGAGCACCTGCGCCACTGCGTCGCCGACGCCGCCGGCAAGGGCGGTGACGAGGTCGACGCGAAGGTCAAGGAGGCGACCCAGGCGATCGCCCGCATGCTGCGGACGTGA